The Silene latifolia isolate original U9 population chromosome Y, ASM4854445v1, whole genome shotgun sequence sequence ttcacgagccgcaaaacccgtcgtactcgtgataattgaaaagggaaaaatgagcatttgtttcttgtgaaaacttacaaccatggtacccttaccatttcatatctcatatgattcgatttagtggaaaaataatctagacaaaatgataaaatccccaaaaggatcaagtaactcaaagtaacttgattgaagtccaaaccatatcgaatagcgtttgatttcttatctaatcacacattattccataatgcgtgctaagagagattaacttgtgatactatatcacatttcctttggcttatatcaaagtcttcactttgataatcccatcacgactaaatcgtgattccttgaactctttgaaattcttcaaagatttctccttttaccttattaagtgaacatattagcgtcaacttatattgttggtaaaagaaaatgatcaacctattttcgatcgatgatatacaacctcgatctccttttcaaccaaaaggcacgagacatcttgctttgaatacaagatacgcatataccattaacaatctaatggtttcaagagtactcgataactctttgcgttcatcattccaaaatttaaggtttaatcttgggttaccaatttgagtcttacatcatctacatgatatatattatactagtttggtttagaatataatcaccttgataatgggctagccatacatcaaatcgtggtgtatagggtcacaaaaagtgaaaacctcttttgtatcttaacaagtttatatccttatttagagtttatgcacttaatagtcataattaagtacaactttaaatccaaaaactagattgagtacacaattactctatctctcgacattattgttgctagtcgtcatattcttatcatcccatgtatcaaacataatgatgaaaaccaccaccggtttctaatattgacgaagtagtactagcaaaatttatgtcaatcatataaacatttaaagaagaagatcccattagatgtcccacaactaacttgttgattcttcaataatttggggtagtttcctttcttgtgtccaacatttaggacaatggaaacttcatcggtcgggattgataggtttagtattgtcattctcaacaactttacctttaacattaccttgtatcaattccattataatccttacttcttgaacctcgtcctcatcttaacggtttaagagaatgctcccacttaattcaatgagtctttgctttgagaagcaaaattgaattcatgaagattcactcttcatttgttcgttttagtcttaaaactttcattgaagtggttgcgttattttggtcaattacgaattcttgacaaaactaattaccaaaacaatttatcgcttcaaggtacttaattcatttaagtacatgaaaaataatccattgtaagtagatgtgttagtcaagaatcaaaaacctgtttgataatgaataacttttaatctatactctttacaagagatctttaacaatggttcatttgaggttttagaagcaaattcatatttgtctttagttacgatgttttaatggagttttgaatcaaaaacgaaatgatatcgtatatgaattgtggtaaagaaatagaacaatataacaacggaatagtgggaaaaacttaacatttatcgttttattaatacttgtaaacaagtataacatttacatagtgacctctacccaactatgataaatgattccaagacccaaattcatattaacttgggcacggtatggccgatgaaacccttatcaatataactcggtggattaacgttttaatcgattctacttttagaactcttggtcgataaaattactctaatatttatctatagcccggaacacatgcaactacggtcgcgaatacttccgttgagctcaatccaaatttcgaatatatgtgtccatgatccaaatccacatcaacttaggcacggtatggccgatgaaaccctcatcaacatgaattcggtggattaacactcatcacccacttcccctacgtaacaaggtttgtaccccggtagggccgagtgcactccctcgcgaaataggttttcatggtttctactatttggtaaggctatgtctcaattaattgttttagcgagaggtcatatcaatttattatctatcacgttttaagtgaactaaagcggtgaactacgataattttaattgacacggtcgataaactcgataaaacaaaatgcatgttttagttatggcgatttagcgatgcatgtgataaaaataaaatgcaagcataaagataaatacatcctagtatggcctttcctaaaatagaaaaactatttaactattacatattcggaaaccaactccattggtcccttgaacttcggttgtggcacgcatctcgaggtaacaccgtctttatgtatcgccattcttgaagaaatccgtctttgggaactccggaatgaataaaattacataataaattaaataatttcctattatacatttgtaacttaaaataaaataaatctattaaattacaaaacggtgatacgagttcacaataaaattacaaccgaatcgatattcccatacatttcgggaaataccaattaaaatctaaggccatactaagtaaaattacataattcaaaattacataaattaaaattatgacaatcataaagaaaaatgcagcattataatatgtatggacatgctcaattttatgctaaatcgcctttaaatagccaatatcgtatattactcggtttttacggatttgcgtgatttcaacatttttataatcacaaaaatacataaactcatatttatgcataagttaattaccctaaccttttaggactcaaaatttagtcttcactaataatttgaccataattaacccatattttataaaattgttcataaatggaccaaaaattacaaaaataagctataaacttcaaataaatcacaaaatttcaaataaattcaaaatttgaaatttaaactcatgaacattctggaaaaataccatgacactcataatgttcaaaatcttaggttaaaaatttcgaaatttttccggaaaaacaatgttgcggtttatcgatttttaataaaataatcataaaaacatggaaaaattatattcattaacttttcaattttagatctgaaaaagataataaaatgcaacattagacgtttttcttaagccatagattatgttttattaatttttcactaataatgtcactatttatgctatttttcttcaaaaatccataaatcatgcaagaagacttctttatagccaattattttacacacatcttgtaaaattgcatgtgacaacatattaattttctatgaccagattcgaaatttaactcatattaacctatttttcacctaaatccgaatttaataatgaaaaaaccatttttcgagcataacaagtccaaaaattatgaaaatttacaggttatctcaaaataatatatgtgacaacatatccaaaaatcacctgaaaattcgaagtatagctaattttagaccaaaaatgacatttttactcataaaatcatatttaaatgccattattgtataatatgaacaataaaaatccgtaaaattaaccaaaatatcctaaaacattttagtaccATAAATaataacatgcatgaattaatttcgtgatatatcataataacacaaattttacaagtgttatatgttattcttataactcggaaaaacttttaaccgatttgcatgcaaacaaccgtggctcttgataccgattgaaggaaatgtagatctatatacatacatactcatatatgttttaatttaatttgtcataaaattaaggttggattttatgcatgcaaactaaaataaaagaagataagaaaacattttcttaccatatgaaattcggtcatatagggcaccaacaagatctccttcttgttagttcttgagctttccaataatggatgaacatacaaaaatcccaaagtagagattctccaattagtagcacccaagacaatcccttaatcccacaaataaacatgtactagatgtttgtattgtagtttaccttaaatttgattactaatactcatatattacttcgATAAAAttagtaatcttacatgaacaatttggattaaaatctcatctttttgatgaagattaaagagagagaagagagaatattcatgaacacttgcatgttaattgaatggtagtgtaagaataaaagaaaagaaccaacAACCCATAAAGAGAGGGAGTTGCACGGTTTTTGGGGCCTcaaatggcatcatttcttttccttttactcttctcaaaaatagtaggtgtgtaagatgtgtaagactagttgtaggtaggcatcattatgtttattttatcaattaaaataaaacaaccaaaacccactaacacaccctccattttcggtccattacttaaaatggactaccattttattttgtcaatttgtcatttgtcacacaatatgtcacatgtagtatgatacatgttattaatcaattttaatgcatatttatcacataaatatcatttcatgaattaattaaattacatacaacaaatttactagtgatacttgatcacataaataaaatgggtcatatagttataatttacaacttcttgtaattataattaaccattcattcttatctttattgtttctcaaacaatagataattttagcaacaaagcattttattactaaaataatcttatttaatcccattacaataagatatcaatattctctctctcacaaatcgaattgttcaattttaaggaattaattaatctgtatcggtatacaactaattaaccttttcaattaagggaatcgtcctttaggtgtgacctcaagggatcaactgatcaccaccgtcgcacgacagtaatgtcaaactctagccagccaatcattaccgatatgtgtggaccagttgactatatacgtaatgtatcatcccttccgtattcttggcttgagatttaataatgatatttaaatcatgtgatcgcactattgttgaggacacatttcccaacaggtttCATACCAAGAAAGTACACACAAACAAGATTCCGTGATGGTCTGATAGACAAAAAATCAATGGTCTGCAACAGACATGGATTCAAAAAGGATCGCAAAAAGTttaaacctgttgttgaatttgaaaacacagaagagaaaaataagaggaaaagatCTGTAGAGCCaaagaaaacaaaataacaaGATTTGGTTGCAAGGTAAAAATACGATTTTGTGTTGTATTCAATGACCTTAAGGAGCTAATAGGGTATGCCATTGATATGTTTTATGAAGGTCATAATCACAGACTCTGCTCACTCAAAGAAAGGGAATTCCAGAAAAATTTAAGAACACTTAACCTTTACATTAAGCAGACAATTGTTAACAATTATAAACTCAACATCGGTGCTACCAAGACATTAAGAATTCTGGCGGAACAATCAAATGGGTATGCCAACATCGGTGCATCTCTCACGGAATTCAAGAACTTCCAAATAAATATTAAATGTTACATAGGTGACAAGGATGCTGATATGTTTCTCGATTATTTGAAGGGGCTCTCTGAGTCACAAGATGGCTTTTACTTTGCTTATGAAGTTGATGAGGATAACTGTTTGGCTAGAATCTTTTGGGCAGACGCACAGGCAAGAATGAATTATTCCATGTTTGGGGACACCATCACCTTTGACCCTACTTATGGTACTAACAAGTACCACATGACCTTCACGCCATTCACTGGTGTTTACAACCACAAAAAGTCGGTGACTTTTGCTGCTGCACTTGTCGATCATGAGAACGATGGGTCATTTATTTGGGTGTTTAAGAAATTCCTTGATTGTATGGGCAACAAAGAACCTCAGTGCATTCTTACTGGTCAAGATCCAGCAATTAAACTCGGACTGCGTTCTGTATTCAAGAAAGCAAGACATCGctactgcatgtggcatataatgaaaaaaCTTACCGATAAAGTTGAGTCACAGATTTGTAAGGAGATTGACTTTGTTGAGCGAATATGTGTAGTTGTTTGGGATACTGACTTGGAACCCTTAGAGTTTGAAGAAAAATGGTCTCAAGTGATTAGTAACTTTGAGTTGAATGATAATACTTGGTTGACATACATGTATAGCAAAAGGCACAAATGGATACATTCTTACTTTAGGGATAAGCCTTTAGACTGTCTTTTGAATACAACACAAAGATTAGAGAGTCAAAACAGTTATTTCAAAAGATTTGAGAGCATAGATGGCACAATTGTTGAATTTTGGTTGCGTTTTCAGAGTGCAATAGAACAACAATGCTATAATCAGAGATTTCTTGATGCTCCAAGTGACACCACGTTGCCAAAGGTTTCGTCTAAGACAATGGTTGAGAAACACGCctctaaaatctacacacatactGTTTTCTATGAGTTCCAAAAGCAAGTGCAAGCGGCTCCCTATTCTTGTGCCGTTAGGGGATTTTTTGAGCAAAAAACGTCGACATTATAGGTGTTGAAGGTGCCTACAAGCAACGTAGAATATTTCAGGTTATTCCATTGACTTTAAAATACAATAACTGTGATAAAAGAATACAATAACTGTGTTTTGACATTAAAATAACTGATGGAGTTCTACCGTGGTGTTCATTGCTATTCTGAATAAAATAATCCATGTTGAACTATATAATAACTATGTTTTCTTATCGTAATAACTACACTGTAATGCATGTTGCTCACAATAACGAATCAAAGGAAACAACATGTACGTGCAACATGTTTGAGAGGAAAGGAATCCTTTGTAACACATTATATTGATTATATGAGGAAAAGGATTGCATAGCATACCGGAGTAGTACATCAAAAGCAAATGGACgaagaaatcatatagaaagcctTTGTATGGACTGGAGGGAAAGTTATTTCAAGACTACGATCCCACTGATTTGAGAAAGTCAGAATTATCAAGAGTATGGTCTGAGTTTTATGCAACAATAAGTGTTCTTAACCCGATGCCTCAAAACCAGATCAAGGAACTAAGAGTGATTCTTTTACAATTCCGGGAGAAAATAAATCCAACAAAAGAGAGCTTGACAAAGGAACAAGAACTGGAAATGTTCTTAGGTTGTTCAGCAAAATAAAATATTACTGTTCTTCCGCCAAAGATTTCAAAAAACAAAGGAAGTGGCAAGAGAATGAAATCAAAAAAGGATAAGGCAATTGAGAAGGCTAGCAAACCGAAGAGGCTATGCAATAACTGCAAATAAATGGGAAACCATGACAAGAGAAACTGACCAAATCCATTTGTTGAGCATGTtttggaggaagaagatgaagaggaagatgaaatgaggatgaagatgaagataaaATTTGAATATGAATATGATACATCACAGTAATTGATGATAGGATAATTACTTTACTATAATTCTCTGATAATTTGTAATCAATAATTGTGTGAAAGTTTTACAATAGTCAATGTTATACTTTACAATAACCGCATGATTATAATAATTCTTTGAGCGTTTTACAATAACCAAGGTTATACTTTACAATAACCTTTACTATAATTCTCAATAATTGATTTTTTTCATTGAATACCTTGCAATATTACAATATTTGTTCTTTATAATCAATTCCTTTACAATAATTCTATGATGATTTGGAATCAATTTTGCAATTGTTGTGATTTTGTTCATTGAATTACCTTGCACTATTACAATAATTGCGTGAAAACTTTTACAATAATCAAGTAATGCTTTACAATAACCACAAATTTTACAATAATTGCGTGAGAGCTTACAATAATCAATGttatgctttacaataatcaaggtTATGCTTTACAATAACCACGGTTTTACAATGATTGCGTgagagctttacaataatcaatATTATACTTTATAATAATCAAGGTTATGCTTTACAATAACTACAATTTTACAATAATTGCGTGAAAGCTTTACAATAATCAATGTTATGCTTTACAATTATAAGTGAATAACTATCTGAAAAGTTTGGTGACAACCGTGTGCCTTGACTTAAACTTTGCTATTTGAGTTAACCAAtttaaaataattgcatttgatAATTTGAATAACTATCTGAAACTATTACAATAACTGATGACAATAAAATTGTTCaatcaattaaaataaatgatcaaAGTTAAGAAGTTGAAATACAATAACAGCTTATAGGCATTACAAAAAACAACTATCTAACATTACATTATCCGACATGCCATCTATAATTGTTGCTCTTTTATGCTTTTCGCCGAGAAGCACCTTTTGAGGCTGTTGTTTTGTACCTTTTCGTGTCCGCTCTTCTATCTTTTAAAAGATATTTCTCTACTTCCAATATGCTATTCCTCAAAATTAGCACTTGTTCCAAAAGAGACGCTCTTGACTCGTTGACATCCGACATAAAAAAAAATAGCCACCATCTCAATCCATATAGGAATCCTCTCAACTTTATTCTTAACTGAATACAATCCCTTCTCGTGCTTCCCTTCATATGTGAGCATGTGAAACATGGTAAAAAATCCCGATTCCTTATCGTTCTTAACATTCGTtttccattcaaaatcaacatTAACGAATGTAAATGTTTTAATGAGAACCCCTTCTTTTGCTGTTTTCCTTGTATCCAAAAAGTCAAAAAAACAATCAACCTACAGCATGTATAAACAAAAAAGGGATTAGAATACAAGAATATATAATAACTGGTTTAAAACAATACAATCCATGGTTTAAAACAAATATAATAATTGTGTTACAACAATACCATAATTGTGTTTTGACATTAGAATGACTGATCAATTGTATATAGTTAGGATTTAGAAAAACGTACTGTAATCTTTGCACGTCTGTAAAAATCAGATGTTTCCCAATCTTCATGCAACGTATGGTCCATCACATCAACCGTCTTGTTCATAAagttaacacaaacacaaaagtaGTGCTTTTCTAAGGACAACGGGATGAAGACAAGGTCCACATCGATCTCAGAGTTTACAACATTTTCACCTAAAAAATAGTTCCAAAACCGCACAACCTTGTCTTTCTGGCTGTTAGTTGGGACTTCAACACCCCCTCCTTATTCCAGCATGTCTTCAAAGATTCCCTATAATACCATCAAAATTAAAAAATTGAAGATCAATGATAAACATTATATAATAATTGCACAATGAAAAACAAATAATATCATATGTTGTGTCCCAAGGAACATCATCATTGGCGCTTCTTTTTCTTTAACCTCCATGTAATTCAACACAACTGACCAGGGGCCTATTATGCGTAACTCAGTGTAATTTTCAAGCTTTGTAGAAAGAATATCAGACCTATCCAAGATAGCATTTCCCGCAGAAAACAAAAGCTCACTGCAAGGAGTAAAAAAGCTTAGTAATATTAAACTACAAGTAATGTATAGAATAACCGAGTTTTCATTTGtagaaaatataaaataagtCACTACtagatacaataactgagtttttatAATACAATGACTAGGTTAGAGTAATACAATAACCGAGATGTAATGTTTACAACGACTGCATTTGTAAAAAGATAGAATAATTgaatttgtataatacaataactgcaataCAGTATTAAAATAACTGCATTACAGTAAAAGAACTTAGTCATATAAAAATAACTGGAGTATAATGTTACCGTATTTTTAAGAAAATTATGTactaaaacaacaaaacaagaacAAATTGAGTTTGAAGAATAGAACATACTCATTTGCAAGATTGTAATCATCCaagaaacaataatcaacaacttgTTTCTTCACGCTTGGCATAGCACGTGTATATCTGCTGTTAGCCCTCATAACTTTGAACACTACAACAAGAGTTGTATCTGCCTTGCCACAGTTTATTGAGCAGCCAAGACCATCAGAGTTCGGTCTCCTAAAACTACCTCGGGATGATCTAATCATCCCAGCGCTCATAGGTGTATCGGGCATCATCTTTTTTCCAGGCACCGGAGTACCTACACCATTATCCAGTTTCTCTGCCATAACCGTAGAAGCCTCCAAAGCCTCTGCCTCAGACCTCATAGCTTCTAACTCAGCTAGATTACGCTTCTCAACCAAAACAGGCCGCAAATGTGCCTTTACCTTTGTAAATGACTCGACTAAAGGCAACAACTTTTCCCTCTCTTGGTTGATATTGGCTAAAACCAAGATAGCAGCTATCTAAGTTCTATAAATAATCCTTTTCAATGGATCATGCAACTCCGATGTAAACAACTTCCCAACATAAAACATCATATGAATCATGACAAAAACACCACAATACAAGTTTTGAGCACCTTCCGATTTTCACTCAAAAACCACATCTACAAATTTGAAATTGCAAACCTCGCTGCCTCTTTCAAAACCTTTCTCGACAAGAAAATTACCAAATATTTCAACCTGGTTAAATTTAAAAACAAAATCCACCGTTCATGAAAAAAAACATATTTAAAAGAAGTAGGTGAAGAAAAAAACTTAGAATAAGGTACGTACAATAGGGTTGGTAGCCGACACCCAGATATTATCTTCAAAATCATCATTTACATGATTGTCAAGATAGTGCACAGTCTTCCCCACAAAATTGACAGCAACACAgaaaaaatgatctccaaaatgaACAGGAATAAAAACCTGACGTGATAAAACAGACATTCATACCAAATTtttaaaaagaaaattaaaaaaaataataaagctAATCAACAGAAGAACAAAAAGAGAAGTGGAAAATTATCAAATCGGCCCCAATGTCAAGGGAACCTTGGCTGTTCTCAATGATGATGTCCCAAGCATTTAAAATTTCCTTTCTATATAAACCTTTCTCATCATCAGCAGCTTTGATAAGTTTAAACAAAGAAGCCTATGAAAATTATTACCACACTATAAGTAATAGTAATATAACTTTAAAAAGAGAAGAGAAGTATCACAATTGGAAAACTTATTTAACTGAATACATTAACAACTATTCTGCATTACAATAACTAACACTATAGAATACAATAACCATTATAAAACTTAAAATAATACATCACAAAAATGAAAAACACAATAACAACTTCATTATAATGCAATAATCACACTAATATATTGAAAtaacaaaaaataaaattataatatAACAAAATTCTGAAAAATAGGAATCCTTGTTTAGCTGAATAAAATAACAGTTAACATGCACTACAATAACCAATACACTATAATAGAATAACTGTTATAACTATTTTGAAATAACTGATACAAAAATATATACCAAATTGCACATACCGAATGACTTGTATAGAAAAAGCTTCTTGTGGGGGATAACCCTTTCCCAGCCTTGAACAGCATGTCATTAAGTAAAAATGACCAGCAGTCAATCACGTTCGATGTGATCATAGTCTTAGCAGACAATGAAATAATGTCATCTTGAGTTAACATATTGTGAAATAAAAATACGACGAAATCCTCCCTGCCACATTGAAACAAAATATATagttagaaaaaaaaaacaacaaacaacgaAAAAGCTTTTTAAAAATGGATATAGT is a genomic window containing:
- the LOC141630855 gene encoding protein FAR1-RELATED SEQUENCE 5-like, whose translation is MFYEGHNHRLCSLKEREFQKNLRTLNLYIKQTIVNNYKLNIGATKTLRILAEQSNGYANIGASLTEFKNFQINIKCYIGDKDADMFLDYLKGLSESQDGFYFAYEVDEDNCLARIFWADAQARMNYSMFGDTITFDPTYGTNKYHMTFTPFTGVYNHKKSVTFAAALVDHENDGSFIWVFKKFLDCMGNKEPQCILTGQDPAIKLGLRSVFKKARHRYCMWHIMKKLTDKVESQICKEIDFVERICVVVWDTDLEPLEFEEKWSQVISNFELNDNTWLTYMYSKRHKWIHSYFRDKPLDCLLNTTQRLESQNSYFKRFESIDGTIVEFWLRFQSAIEQQCYNQRFLDAPSDTTLPKVSSKTMVEKHASKIYTHTVFYEFQKQVQAAPYSCAVRGFFEQKTSTL